The following is a genomic window from Salinibacterium sp. UTAS2018.
CTAGCCGTGTCAGAGCGTCCAGTGCGCCAAACGGTTCATCGAGCAGGAGCACGCCGGGATGGCGTGCGAGAGCCCGCGCCAAGGAGACTCGCTGAGCCATGCCGCCCGAGATCTGCCGAGGCCGCAAATGCGCGGAGCCGGAGAGTTTGACCAGCTCGAGAAGGTGCGCGACGCGCTCGCGGTCACTCACGGTACGACGCGTGCGGGGTAGTCCCACCTCAACGTTGCGCGTGAGCGATCGCCACGGAAGCAACCGCGGCTCTTGGAACGCGATCGCTGACCGCGCATCTAAACCCACGACTGGAGCGTCACCAATGCTGACCGAACCTACAGTCGGGGTGTCTAATCCCCCGATGTGCCGCAACAGGGTGGATTTTCCACAACCCGACGGGCCGATGAGCGCGACAATCTCTCCCTGAGCGATCTCAAGCGAGACGTCGTTGAGCACCCGGCGCTCGCCAAAACTGCGTGCGAGGCCACGGACACTGACCGAAAGGGCGTCCGAGGCGATGCTGGCGCGAAGGGAAGAAGAACTCATCCCTGAACGCTAAGACCCGGATCACACGGTGGCTACCGAGGTCGTAACGTAGCGTCACGCAATCGCGTAACGCTACGTCACATAAGCCTGGCTATTCGAGGCTGGCCGCGATGCGACCGAGCAACCCATTGATAAACCCGGCTGAGTCTTCAGTCGAATGGATTTTCGCCGACTCGACAGCTTCAGAAATCGCGACGCCCGCGGGGACCTCAGCGTTGAACATTATCTCCCAGAGACCAATGCGCAGCAGCGCACGGTCAACGGCGGGCATTCGGTTGAGAGGCCACCCCTGCGAATACGTCTCGATGAGTTCATCGATTTCTTCGCCGTGCTCAGTGATACCCACGATGATGTCTTGAGCGTAAGCCCACGCCGTCGCCCGAGCAGGTTCGCTCATCGCGCGCAGCGACTCGGCCGCGAGAGCAGCATTGATGCTCTCGCCGCGAACATCTGCGCCGTACATAACGTCAAGCGCGCGCTTACGCGCCTTGGTGCGAGCTCCCATTTAGTCGTTCACGCGACCGAGGTAGCCGCCATCGCGGGTATCGACCTTGACCTTGGTGCCCTGTTCAACGAACAGCGGTACCTGAATCTGGTAGCCAGTTTCAACCGTTGCCGGCTTGCTGCCACCGGTGGAACGGTCGCCTTGCAGACCAGGCTCGGTGTAAGTGATTTCCAGAACGACGGATGCCGGCAGCTCTACATAGAGCGGCTCCATGTTGTGCAGGGCGATCGTGACGTTCTGGTTCTCAAGCATAAAGTTGGCGGCGTCGCCCACGGCGGCTTCGCTCAATGTGATCTGGTCGTAATCACTCGTGTTCATGAACACGAAGTTTTCGCCATCTTTGTAGAGGTACTGAAAGTCGGAGCGGTCAACGACCTCAGTCTCAATCTTTGCGCCAGCGTTGAACGTGCGGTCGACGATCTTGCCCGTACGCACGTTCTTGACTTTGGTGCGCACAAAGGCGCCACCCTTGCCCGGCTTGACGTGCTGGAACTCGATAACGGACCACAGTCCACCGTCCATGTTGAGAACGACGCCGTTCTTGATGTCAGCGGTAGAGGCCATTCGTAAATCCGTTTCTGTTAACGAGCAAAGGCGCGATTGAAACACCGAAGTGAAAAAACCAACGTTCGAGTCTAACTGAGTCGCCGTGCAACCGCGTCGAGGCCCAGAATATAGGACTCAAAGCCGAAGCCGGCTATAACGCCGGTCGCGACACCCGAGATCACACTCGTGTGACGGAACTCTTCCCTAGTGTGGGGGTTCGTAATGTGCACTTCGATCAACGGAAGCCCGGAACCCGAGACTTGAGCTGCCGCATCCCGAAGCGCATAGGAATAGTGCGTGAAGGCGGCCGGGTTCATGATGACAGGCGCGCCAGCATCCACTGCTTCATGCAGCCACGAAATCAGTTCGGTTTCGCTGTCTGTTTGGCGAAAATCGAGAGTGATGGATGCCGCGTTGGGCAGCGTTTGTGCGTGGGCTTCAAGCTGTGCCTGGAGATCGACGAGCGTTCCGCCCCCGTACACGTCGGGTTCTCTGCTGCCGAGCCGACCGAGGTTGGGCCCGTTGAGCACGAATAC
Proteins encoded in this region:
- a CDS encoding ABC transporter ATP-binding protein; translated protein: MSSSSLRASIASDALSVSVRGLARSFGERRVLNDVSLEIAQGEIVALIGPSGCGKSTLLRHIGGLDTPTVGSVSIGDAPVVGLDARSAIAFQEPRLLPWRSLTRNVEVGLPRTRRTVSDRERVAHLLELVKLSGSAHLRPRQISGGMAQRVSLARALARHPGVLLLDEPFGALDALTRLAMQDLLLELHAAEPATIVIVTHDVDEALYLADRIILLGAGAGDARDVVSSVRSTVTVPGYRPRDRGSADLAELRAELLEGLGVATHHLTMADRR
- the nusB gene encoding transcription antitermination factor NusB; the protein is MGARTKARKRALDVMYGADVRGESINAALAAESLRAMSEPARATAWAYAQDIIVGITEHGEEIDELIETYSQGWPLNRMPAVDRALLRIGLWEIMFNAEVPAGVAISEAVESAKIHSTEDSAGFINGLLGRIAASLE
- the efp gene encoding elongation factor P, yielding MASTADIKNGVVLNMDGGLWSVIEFQHVKPGKGGAFVRTKVKNVRTGKIVDRTFNAGAKIETEVVDRSDFQYLYKDGENFVFMNTSDYDQITLSEAAVGDAANFMLENQNVTIALHNMEPLYVELPASVVLEITYTEPGLQGDRSTGGSKPATVETGYQIQVPLFVEQGTKVKVDTRDGGYLGRVND
- a CDS encoding type II 3-dehydroquinate dehydratase yields the protein MTTVFVLNGPNLGRLGSREPDVYGGGTLVDLQAQLEAHAQTLPNAASITLDFRQTDSETELISWLHEAVDAGAPVIMNPAAFTHYSYALRDAAAQVSGSGLPLIEVHITNPHTREEFRHTSVISGVATGVIAGFGFESYILGLDAVARRLS